From a region of the Candidatus Acidiferrales bacterium genome:
- the coaBC gene encoding bifunctional phosphopantothenoylcysteine decarboxylase/phosphopantothenate--cysteine ligase CoaBC yields MRVALGVSGGVAAYKAAELVRRLQQEKIDVQVVMTRGAQEFVTPLTFAALTGQKVITGLFGERESAANVESAIEHIAVAQRIDLLLVAPATADILAKLANGVADDFLTTLYLATKAPVIVAPAMNVNMWEHPATQKNLETLRARGVRVVQPDEGYLACGMTGPGRLAGTEAIASAVCETLGLKHDLDGMTVVVTAGPTVEELDPVRMLTNRSSGKMGYALADAAARRGAHVILISGPAELKAPPEVDWVPVRSTEEMHRAVRESARSADAVVMAAAVADYRPVAAAAQKMKRGAGHVMLELEPTVDILGELARDKTGQILVGFAAETERVAENARHKLKSKGADMIVANDVTMEGAGFDTGTNIVTLFLRDGRELALPKMSKFELANRIFDHVAELRKGLK; encoded by the coding sequence ATGCGCGTCGCGTTGGGAGTCTCGGGCGGAGTGGCTGCTTATAAGGCGGCGGAGCTTGTTCGCCGTCTGCAGCAGGAAAAAATCGACGTCCAGGTTGTGATGACGCGAGGAGCGCAGGAATTCGTCACGCCGCTCACATTCGCTGCGCTCACCGGGCAAAAGGTAATTACTGGACTTTTTGGCGAAAGGGAATCCGCTGCAAATGTCGAAAGCGCCATCGAACATATCGCCGTCGCGCAGCGGATCGACTTGCTCCTCGTTGCGCCGGCAACGGCGGACATTTTGGCGAAGCTCGCCAATGGCGTCGCAGACGATTTTTTGACAACGTTGTACCTTGCGACCAAAGCGCCTGTGATCGTCGCCCCCGCGATGAACGTCAACATGTGGGAGCATCCTGCGACCCAGAAAAATCTGGAGACGCTCAGGGCGCGCGGCGTGCGTGTCGTCCAGCCGGATGAAGGCTACCTCGCTTGTGGGATGACCGGGCCGGGTCGCCTGGCAGGTACCGAAGCCATCGCCAGCGCCGTGTGCGAGACTCTTGGTTTGAAGCACGATCTGGACGGCATGACGGTTGTCGTCACCGCAGGCCCCACGGTCGAAGAGCTCGATCCTGTCCGGATGTTGACGAATCGCTCGTCGGGGAAGATGGGATATGCCCTCGCGGATGCTGCCGCGCGGCGTGGCGCGCATGTCATCCTGATCAGCGGCCCGGCAGAACTCAAAGCTCCTCCAGAAGTGGACTGGGTGCCCGTTCGTTCCACCGAGGAGATGCATCGCGCCGTGCGCGAAAGCGCTCGCTCTGCCGATGCCGTGGTTATGGCCGCGGCGGTCGCGGACTATCGGCCTGTTGCCGCTGCGGCGCAGAAAATGAAGCGTGGCGCGGGGCACGTAATGCTCGAACTTGAGCCCACGGTCGACATTCTCGGTGAACTCGCGCGAGACAAGACCGGACAAATCCTGGTCGGTTTTGCTGCGGAAACGGAGCGCGTGGCGGAGAACGCACGCCATAAGCTGAAATCCAAGGGCGCGGACATGATTGTGGCTAATGACGTGACGATGGAAGGCGCGGGATTCGACACCGGCACAAACATCGTAACCTTGTTCCTGCGCGATGGCCGCGAACTGGCCTTGCCGAAAATGTCGAAATTCGAACTCGCCAACCGCATTTTCGATCACGTCGCGGAGCTTCGCAAAGGCTTGAAGTGA
- the rpoZ gene encoding DNA-directed RNA polymerase subunit omega: MAVSSETPDSRFAYVVLVARRARQLMAGGRPLIENPRNHKYTRVAEEELQKGMLEFELPESADGSAEDGKQRKS; encoded by the coding sequence ATGGCGGTTTCATCCGAAACACCAGATAGCAGATTCGCTTACGTTGTCCTCGTGGCGCGCCGCGCCCGTCAACTGATGGCTGGGGGCCGGCCATTGATTGAAAATCCCCGAAATCACAAATACACGCGCGTCGCCGAAGAGGAATTGCAGAAGGGAATGTTGGAGTTTGAGCTTCCGGAATCGGCCGATGGTTCAGCCGAAGACGGAAAGCAGAGGAAGTCCTAG
- the gmk gene encoding guanylate kinase encodes MAESHEPLVFIVSGPSGSGKSTLVKKLLELPGTMLSISVTTRPPRQGESDNRWYHFVSQDEFQRMARDGEFLEYACVFGKHSYGTPKKWLAEALAQKKDLVLEIDVQGARQVREKVPESIAIFIVPPSREELETRLRARGLDGEDEIRRRLEQARLEMEQYVDYDYVVINENLESAGHAVQAIAHGARCRTMQNRDRVRKILESFGG; translated from the coding sequence ATGGCTGAATCGCATGAACCACTCGTCTTTATCGTTTCGGGGCCCTCGGGGTCGGGCAAATCTACGCTCGTGAAAAAGTTGCTGGAGCTTCCCGGGACGATGCTTTCGATTTCCGTCACCACGCGCCCGCCTCGTCAGGGGGAAAGCGATAACCGGTGGTATCATTTTGTATCTCAGGACGAGTTCCAGCGAATGGCGCGAGATGGCGAATTCCTTGAGTATGCCTGTGTTTTCGGAAAGCACAGCTACGGCACGCCGAAGAAATGGCTGGCTGAAGCGCTCGCGCAGAAAAAGGATCTAGTGCTCGAAATCGATGTTCAGGGCGCAAGGCAGGTTCGGGAGAAAGTCCCGGAATCGATCGCCATCTTTATTGTGCCTCCATCAAGGGAAGAGTTGGAAACGCGCCTTCGCGCCCGTGGCTTGGATGGCGAAGATGAGATACGGAGGAGGCTCGAACAGGCGCGCTTGGAGATGGAGCAGTACGTGGATTACGATTATGTCGTGATTAACGAAAATCTTGAGTCGGCGGGCCACGCTGTTCAGGCAATCGCTCACGGAGCGCGTTGCCGGACAATGCAAAATCGGGATCGCGTTCGCAAAATACTGGAATCGTTTGGAGGATAA
- a CDS encoding YicC/YloC family endoribonuclease, which translates to MSAPMLKSMTGYAQARVEQNGWAVQLSLRSVNHRFLDVRIRMPEGWDALETEIRQLTRERIRRGHLDVTLQVEAGKKNSITIHREVAAEYLKAAMSLSEQFGLKADPDVAAILRLPGVASSGAPADDELEALSTVVRSCLGQAIDRLEQMKQVEGRALGAELSGRLDNVTQAAQKIELLAQRAQPAYAKRLEMRLKELLGNYSLDPNRLAQEAAFAAERSDTTEELARLKSHVQQFRGLLEAGGEAGKKLDFLLQEMQRETNTLLSKTNGIDSGGLEITQLGLELKSEIEKLREQVQNVE; encoded by the coding sequence ATGTCTGCCCCGATGCTCAAGTCGATGACCGGATACGCGCAAGCGCGCGTTGAGCAAAATGGCTGGGCCGTTCAACTGAGCCTGCGAAGCGTGAACCATCGTTTTCTCGACGTGCGTATTCGAATGCCGGAAGGATGGGACGCGCTCGAAACGGAAATCCGCCAGTTGACGCGCGAAAGAATTCGCCGCGGACATCTGGATGTGACCCTGCAGGTCGAGGCGGGGAAGAAAAACTCGATTACCATTCATCGCGAAGTTGCCGCCGAATATTTGAAAGCTGCGATGTCATTGAGCGAGCAATTTGGTCTCAAAGCAGATCCGGATGTGGCAGCGATACTCCGTTTGCCCGGCGTTGCGTCATCCGGAGCTCCTGCGGATGATGAGCTTGAAGCGCTCAGTACTGTCGTCCGCTCTTGTTTGGGGCAGGCAATCGACCGGCTGGAACAAATGAAGCAAGTGGAGGGACGGGCGCTCGGCGCGGAGTTATCAGGTCGCCTCGATAATGTGACGCAGGCGGCGCAGAAAATCGAATTGCTTGCGCAGCGCGCGCAGCCCGCATACGCGAAGCGACTTGAGATGCGCTTGAAAGAATTGCTCGGAAATTATTCGCTCGATCCAAACCGGCTGGCGCAGGAAGCCGCGTTTGCTGCTGAGCGCAGCGACACGACCGAGGAATTGGCGCGCCTCAAGAGCCACGTCCAGCAATTCCGCGGCTTGCTGGAAGCGGGCGGCGAAGCTGGCAAGAAGCTCGATTTCCTCCTGCAAGAAATGCAGCGCGAGACGAATACACTGCTCTCGAAGACAAACGGAATCGATAGCGGCGGACTCGAAATCACGCAGCTTGGGCTTGAATTGAAATCCGAGATCGAAAAACTTCGCGAACAGGTGCAGAACGTCGAGTAA
- a CDS encoding ABC transporter ATP-binding protein: MPSQPRSLFQFVRPYRLRLIFGVVLLAVVGVCEGLIALMIIPAVDTILNPHSTATKVKLVTLPFSNRVIYLNSFLPSNIHYVWTVFAICLVALFFFKAGAEFFGSTMIQYAGHAGVTDLRNQVYDKLVRQPIGFFQHNPTGRLMSAAISDVDQVRSALSEHLADFFQQVFALVAFVCVLLWLNWRLALGSAIIIPLVVYPVGKLGRRIRRSVQNSRSRVADLSQILQETVSGNRVVKAFGMENFEIQKFHEAARRLLRENMRWVKAYVVTSPLMDLLGAVVFAVLLLYARDEIRRNVMTTGMVIGFIYSLFRAYEPIKRLGSLYHQFQLAVGASAEVIGFLALKEEFAEKPGSVDLPRFSKEVEFQDVGFSYESGPIVLHDIDLRVPAGGVVAIVGSSGAGKTTLVNLLPRFHSPTMGTLRIDGQDVCAVNLRSLREQMAIVTQETILFNDTVWNNLCYGRPDLPEARVVAAAKAALAHDFITQLPQGYQTRIGDRGQRLSGGQRQRLAIARALLKDAPVLILDEATSELDTESEMLVQRALNTLMENRTVFVIAHRLSTVRRADLIVVLEEGTIKERGTHEELLAQGGAYARLYNLQFQEIEPPMTAGPV, encoded by the coding sequence ATGCCCTCCCAACCTCGAAGCTTATTTCAATTTGTGCGGCCATACCGGCTGCGGCTGATTTTTGGAGTTGTGCTGCTGGCGGTCGTCGGAGTCTGCGAAGGGCTGATCGCATTGATGATCATCCCCGCCGTGGATACCATCCTGAACCCGCACAGCACGGCGACGAAGGTAAAGCTCGTCACACTGCCATTCAGTAACCGCGTCATCTATCTCAACTCATTCCTGCCTTCGAATATTCATTACGTCTGGACAGTTTTCGCGATTTGCCTCGTGGCCCTGTTCTTTTTCAAAGCCGGCGCCGAGTTTTTTGGAAGCACGATGATCCAATATGCCGGGCATGCCGGCGTGACCGACTTGCGCAACCAGGTATATGACAAGCTTGTCCGGCAGCCGATTGGTTTCTTTCAGCATAATCCGACGGGACGCCTGATGTCTGCTGCGATCAGCGACGTGGACCAGGTTCGCAGCGCGCTGTCGGAACATCTGGCGGATTTCTTTCAGCAAGTGTTTGCACTCGTGGCCTTCGTGTGCGTTTTGCTCTGGCTGAATTGGCGGCTGGCTCTTGGTTCCGCAATCATCATACCTCTTGTTGTATATCCGGTCGGCAAGCTGGGCCGCCGCATCCGGCGGTCGGTGCAGAACAGCAGGTCGCGCGTCGCGGATCTGAGTCAGATCCTTCAGGAGACGGTGAGTGGCAACCGCGTCGTGAAAGCCTTCGGCATGGAGAATTTTGAAATACAGAAATTCCATGAAGCGGCACGGCGCCTGCTGCGCGAGAACATGCGCTGGGTGAAAGCGTATGTCGTGACCTCACCGCTCATGGATTTGCTAGGGGCGGTCGTCTTCGCCGTTCTGTTGCTCTATGCCCGCGACGAGATACGCCGGAATGTCATGACCACAGGCATGGTGATCGGGTTTATTTATTCTCTTTTCCGCGCGTATGAACCAATCAAGCGGCTGGGCAGTTTGTATCATCAGTTTCAACTCGCCGTCGGCGCGTCCGCGGAAGTCATCGGTTTCCTCGCGCTTAAGGAGGAGTTTGCGGAAAAGCCGGGAAGCGTCGATTTGCCCCGTTTTTCGAAAGAAGTTGAATTTCAAGACGTCGGATTTTCCTACGAAAGCGGGCCGATCGTTCTCCATGATATCGACTTGCGAGTGCCGGCCGGCGGCGTTGTGGCAATCGTAGGTTCGAGCGGTGCGGGGAAAACTACGCTCGTCAATCTGCTGCCGCGATTTCACAGTCCAACGATGGGGACGCTGCGCATCGATGGACAAGATGTGTGCGCGGTGAATCTGCGTTCGTTGCGCGAACAGATGGCGATCGTGACGCAGGAAACGATTCTGTTCAACGACACGGTTTGGAACAATTTGTGTTATGGCCGGCCCGATTTGCCAGAAGCGCGCGTGGTCGCAGCAGCGAAAGCCGCGCTGGCGCACGATTTCATCACCCAATTGCCGCAGGGATATCAGACAAGGATCGGAGATCGCGGCCAGCGTCTTTCCGGCGGCCAGCGCCAGAGGCTCGCCATCGCGCGAGCCTTGTTGAAAGATGCGCCGGTTCTGATTCTCGATGAAGCGACATCGGAACTGGACACGGAGTCCGAGATGCTCGTGCAGCGCGCATTGAACACTTTGATGGAGAACCGCACTGTATTTGTAATCGCGCACCGTCTGTCGACCGTCCGCCGCGCCGATTTGATCGTTGTCTTGGAAGAAGGAACAATCAAGGAGCGCGGCACGCACGAGGAACTCCTCGCCCAGGGCGGCGCCTATGCGCGGCTCTACAATCTTCAATTCCAGGAAATCGAGCCGCCGATGACTGCCGGACCCGTGTAA
- the rapZ gene encoding RNase adapter RapZ, which yields MAPSHTQQNRQLVILTGLSGSGKGSVLRTFEDLGFYCVDNLPVSFIPSFAELYMEGGGEFERAVLLVDAREGEQLKRLPDVYRKLRREYPATLVFIEASEQALARRFNETRRPHPMGAEFSIAEGIRLEQKQMAAIRALADVVIDTTKFTVHDLRQFIIERFQKAGRKPLLISLTSFGYRFGLPADADLVFDVRFLPNPYFVAKLRPYSGQNARVARYIRSFKQTGEFLRRIDGLLAYLIPHYIREGKSYLTVAFGCTGGRHRSVMMAEAVAKVLAKRGYTTKIEHRDLDRSVS from the coding sequence TTGGCGCCCAGCCATACGCAACAGAATCGCCAGCTAGTCATTCTCACGGGCCTTTCCGGCTCTGGCAAAGGCTCGGTTCTGCGGACTTTCGAAGATCTTGGATTTTATTGCGTCGATAATCTTCCCGTATCGTTCATTCCTTCTTTCGCCGAATTGTATATGGAGGGCGGCGGCGAATTTGAGCGCGCCGTGCTTCTCGTGGATGCGCGTGAAGGAGAACAACTGAAGCGTCTGCCGGATGTGTACCGCAAATTGCGGCGGGAATATCCGGCAACGCTGGTTTTCATCGAGGCAAGCGAGCAGGCTCTGGCGCGCCGGTTCAACGAGACGCGGCGTCCGCACCCGATGGGCGCTGAATTCTCCATTGCCGAAGGAATCCGCCTCGAGCAGAAACAGATGGCAGCGATTCGCGCTCTCGCGGATGTCGTGATCGATACGACCAAGTTCACCGTACACGATCTGCGCCAGTTCATTATTGAACGTTTTCAAAAAGCAGGACGCAAGCCGCTGTTGATTTCTCTGACGAGCTTCGGCTACCGCTTCGGTTTGCCTGCGGACGCGGACCTGGTCTTCGACGTTCGCTTTTTGCCGAATCCATATTTCGTCGCCAAGCTGCGGCCCTACAGCGGCCAGAATGCCCGCGTAGCCAGATACATTCGCTCTTTCAAGCAGACGGGAGAATTTCTGCGCCGTATCGATGGGCTGCTCGCGTATTTGATTCCGCATTACATTCGCGAAGGAAAGAGCTATCTTACGGTCGCTTTCGGATGCACCGGTGGCCGGCACCGCTCCGTGATGATGGCTGAGGCAGTAGCCAAAGTCCTTGCGAAGCGCGGCTACACGACCAAGATCGAGCACAGAGACCTCGATCGCTCTGTATCGTGA
- the rpoN gene encoding RNA polymerase factor sigma-54, translating into MNFLQPKLNLRLAQRQVLTPGLVQMVSVLALNRLELREMINQEVMENPMLEVLGDDGVVTENYTDETFVKEETEKVPETKEANPFDEFDIGSFFTKYLDTGASTGAGSEREETEKPGFDKFLSSPQNLADYLLWQLSVSICSEQVQKIAEVIVGNLDENGYLVATLEEIAQSGGYSAEDVEEALAVVQEFDPPGIAARDLKECLLLQVKLLDPQNTLAQQIISDHLKMLQNNQLKEIARALNRPIEAVKRAVDLVKRLDPKPGLRYNRTEPRLVEPDIQFRKVDGEWQAFLDDDDMPQLRLSPVYRKLLARDAADRDVRNYVKERFSAAVQLMKNIEQRKHTIVRVCQSILRRQQDFLNYGVDHLKPMMIKEVAEEVGVHPSTVSRAVANKYAHTPQGVFELRYFFSESVNGPQGSDMSLLSLKRRVKKMIEEEDATHPLTDEQIAKRLDEEGIHVTRRTVAKYREDLRIPSTHQRRQKN; encoded by the coding sequence ATGAACTTTCTCCAGCCCAAATTGAATCTTCGGCTCGCGCAAAGGCAAGTTCTGACGCCGGGACTCGTGCAAATGGTGAGCGTGCTGGCGCTCAACCGGCTCGAACTGCGCGAGATGATCAATCAAGAAGTGATGGAGAACCCGATGCTGGAAGTGCTCGGGGATGACGGCGTGGTCACTGAGAATTACACCGACGAAACTTTCGTCAAAGAGGAAACGGAGAAAGTTCCGGAGACGAAAGAAGCTAATCCATTCGACGAGTTCGATATCGGCTCGTTTTTTACTAAATATCTGGATACCGGAGCATCCACCGGTGCCGGAAGCGAACGCGAAGAAACCGAAAAGCCGGGATTCGACAAGTTTTTATCTTCGCCGCAAAATCTGGCTGATTATCTCCTCTGGCAGTTAAGTGTCAGCATTTGCAGTGAACAAGTGCAGAAGATCGCCGAAGTCATCGTAGGAAATCTCGACGAAAACGGATATTTGGTGGCGACGCTCGAGGAAATTGCCCAATCCGGCGGATATTCAGCCGAAGATGTCGAGGAGGCCCTCGCTGTGGTTCAGGAATTCGATCCTCCCGGGATCGCCGCGCGCGACCTGAAGGAATGCCTGCTCTTGCAGGTGAAGCTCCTTGATCCGCAGAATACGCTCGCGCAGCAAATCATCTCCGACCACCTGAAGATGCTGCAAAACAATCAGCTCAAAGAAATCGCGCGAGCGCTAAACCGTCCGATAGAAGCCGTGAAGCGCGCCGTGGACCTCGTAAAGCGTCTCGATCCCAAGCCGGGCCTGCGCTACAACCGGACCGAACCGCGTCTCGTCGAACCGGACATTCAATTCCGCAAAGTCGACGGCGAATGGCAGGCTTTCCTGGATGACGACGACATGCCGCAACTTCGCTTGAGCCCGGTGTACCGCAAGCTCCTGGCGCGCGACGCGGCCGATCGTGATGTGCGCAACTACGTCAAAGAGCGCTTCAGTGCGGCCGTGCAATTGATGAAAAATATCGAGCAGCGGAAGCATACGATCGTGCGCGTCTGCCAGTCGATTCTGCGCCGCCAGCAGGATTTTCTGAATTACGGCGTAGATCATCTGAAGCCGATGATGATAAAAGAAGTTGCCGAAGAGGTCGGCGTGCACCCGTCCACCGTAAGCCGCGCCGTGGCCAACAAATATGCGCACACGCCCCAGGGGGTTTTCGAGCTGCGCTACTTTTTCTCGGAATCCGTGAACGGGCCGCAGGGCAGCGACATGTCGCTTCTCTCTCTGAAGCGGCGGGTCAAGAAAATGATCGAAGAAGAAGACGCGACGCATCCGCTGACCGACGAGCAGATTGCCAAGCGGCTCGACGAAGAGGGCATTCACGTTACGCGGCGGACCGTGGCCAAGTATCGCGAAGATCTGCGCATTCCCAGCACGCATCAGCGACGGCAAAAGAACTGA
- the lptB gene encoding LPS export ABC transporter ATP-binding protein produces the protein MLKLQAAELSKSYRGRTVVDNVSLEIHQGEVVGLLGPNGAGKTTTFYILVGLARPDFGRVLLDGEDISDLPMYLRARSGISYLPQEPSVFRKLTVEDNLFAVLETLPITAEQRRDRVEELLAQMGLEGIRYSKGYVLSGGERRRLEIARSLALQPSFVLLDEPFSGIDPLTVLDLQKIIADLSVAGIGMLITDHNVRDTLAVTDRAYIIHGGKILSSGTPDELSQDAEVRRLYLGENFRLN, from the coding sequence ATGTTGAAACTCCAAGCCGCCGAGTTGAGCAAGAGCTACCGAGGCCGCACGGTCGTCGATAACGTCAGTTTGGAGATTCACCAGGGTGAAGTGGTTGGGCTGCTCGGGCCGAATGGCGCTGGTAAGACCACGACGTTCTATATTTTGGTCGGGCTGGCGCGGCCGGATTTCGGGCGAGTCCTACTGGATGGCGAGGATATCAGTGACCTGCCCATGTACCTTCGTGCGCGTAGCGGCATCAGCTATCTTCCCCAGGAACCTTCTGTCTTTCGCAAGCTGACTGTAGAAGACAATTTGTTCGCCGTACTCGAAACGCTCCCTATCACCGCAGAGCAACGGCGCGATCGCGTGGAGGAGTTGCTGGCGCAAATGGGACTCGAAGGAATTCGCTACAGCAAAGGTTATGTGCTTTCCGGCGGCGAGCGGCGCCGCTTGGAAATTGCGCGCTCGCTTGCGCTGCAGCCTTCGTTTGTGCTCCTTGATGAGCCCTTTTCCGGAATCGACCCGCTCACCGTCCTGGACTTGCAGAAAATTATCGCCGATTTGAGCGTCGCCGGCATCGGCATGCTCATTACCGATCACAACGTCCGCGACACTCTCGCCGTAACCGACCGCGCCTATATCATTCATGGCGGGAAGATTTTGAGTTCGGGAACGCCTGACGAATTGAGCCAGGATGCGGAAGTCCGCCGGCTCTACCTGGGAGAGAATTTCCGTCTGAACTAA
- the lptC gene encoding LPS export ABC transporter periplasmic protein LptC produces the protein MKNKEAARYARWSAGVAIAIVLVVFAIYLRGRIGARVMQKNLPAPVPASVAQESAGFAISRTVNHRVLFTVRASRATEYKDQNRSLLEDVLITIYGKEGDRDDSVRASECSYEPASGSIRCQGQVQVDLRNADATSSAQGMQLQTSNILFDHDSGQVSTPNDVTLTFPGGEGKGTGVVYDPQNEDVKLKSNVELKLTSVSRGDVLPVFLSGSALEFRRETDDLLLSGPVRATEGRQEITTGALELVLDAAMQPKSVVATGQPALNGKDARGTVSLTAEEMRASLGAGDVLEKIVASGNVHCQEERRYETNRLAANRVQLVMVEGNGRSMPREVLATGNVHAETQYGQVKRILETEAMRMNFAPDTDGKTMHVDTAETLAPGQVVISGPGESDQIRAGRLTAAFDAKSKLDALHGASGVEVIHAEDSKPSETTSAQNLTATFGAGGGGGGGWQTINEDGSVTIHQAGRTARAERARITRDTNQLILTGSAQVSDAASRLSASRIEMNQKTGEMRANDNVVASYVATKDSGDSLAKTISANVSADEMTGTFASRESIAPQSGGHATFSGHARFWQDSALLQGETIEFWGDANRAEARGNVLATFEEPADKSAKTRGPVVWQVRAPEVDYRGDLNRVNLSGGVDARSAKGTISSRTMELFLSNGDGGQRKLDHATAEGAVRIEQNGRIGTAEQGEYDAPGGKFTLSGGQPTVSDGSGNTTTGRELTFFLASDTILVKSKKGTRTVTMHRIAK, from the coding sequence ATGAAAAACAAAGAGGCTGCGCGCTACGCCCGATGGTCCGCTGGCGTTGCAATCGCCATTGTGCTCGTAGTATTTGCCATTTATTTGCGGGGGCGGATCGGTGCGCGAGTTATGCAAAAAAATCTGCCAGCGCCCGTACCCGCCAGCGTGGCCCAGGAGTCAGCGGGTTTTGCAATCTCGAGGACCGTCAACCACCGCGTGTTGTTCACTGTGCGCGCATCGCGAGCGACGGAGTACAAGGACCAAAATCGCAGCCTGCTCGAAGACGTGCTGATTACCATTTATGGAAAAGAAGGTGACCGCGACGATTCCGTGCGAGCGAGCGAGTGCAGCTATGAACCCGCTTCGGGTAGCATCCGGTGCCAGGGCCAAGTGCAGGTTGATTTGAGAAACGCCGACGCCACATCGTCGGCACAAGGCATGCAATTGCAGACAAGCAACATCCTATTTGACCATGACTCAGGCCAGGTCAGCACACCGAACGATGTGACGCTCACATTTCCCGGAGGCGAAGGGAAAGGAACGGGAGTTGTATACGATCCACAAAACGAAGATGTAAAACTCAAAAGCAACGTGGAATTGAAGCTCACGTCTGTGAGCAGGGGAGACGTGCTCCCGGTGTTTCTGAGCGGCAGTGCGCTGGAATTTCGAAGAGAAACTGACGATTTGTTGCTGTCAGGGCCGGTTCGGGCCACAGAAGGACGACAAGAAATCACGACCGGAGCACTGGAGTTGGTACTGGACGCCGCAATGCAGCCGAAAAGTGTGGTTGCCACCGGGCAGCCGGCGCTGAACGGCAAGGACGCACGAGGAACGGTGTCTCTCACCGCGGAAGAGATGCGAGCGTCATTGGGCGCCGGGGATGTATTGGAAAAAATAGTCGCCAGCGGAAACGTGCATTGCCAGGAGGAGCGGCGCTACGAAACGAACCGATTGGCGGCCAACCGCGTTCAGCTCGTGATGGTTGAGGGTAATGGTCGCAGCATGCCGCGCGAAGTTTTGGCGACAGGGAATGTCCACGCGGAGACCCAATATGGTCAGGTGAAACGAATTTTGGAAACAGAAGCAATGCGCATGAATTTTGCTCCGGACACGGACGGAAAAACAATGCACGTTGATACAGCGGAGACTTTAGCACCGGGGCAGGTTGTTATCAGTGGCCCTGGTGAATCCGATCAGATCCGCGCCGGAAGATTGACTGCAGCGTTTGACGCGAAAAGCAAATTGGATGCTCTCCACGGCGCCTCCGGTGTCGAAGTGATTCATGCGGAAGACTCCAAGCCATCAGAGACGACCTCAGCGCAGAATCTTACGGCCACCTTCGGCGCTGGCGGCGGCGGCGGCGGCGGCTGGCAGACGATCAACGAAGATGGCTCCGTAACGATCCATCAGGCGGGCCGAACAGCGCGTGCGGAGCGAGCGAGAATCACACGCGATACGAACCAGCTCATTCTGACAGGTTCGGCTCAGGTTTCTGACGCGGCTTCGCGATTAAGCGCATCGCGCATTGAGATGAATCAAAAAACGGGAGAAATGCGTGCGAATGACAACGTAGTGGCAAGCTATGTCGCAACGAAGGACAGCGGGGATAGCCTCGCAAAGACGATTTCCGCGAATGTTTCAGCGGACGAGATGACCGGCACGTTTGCCTCACGCGAATCCATCGCTCCACAGAGCGGCGGGCATGCCACGTTCTCCGGACACGCGCGCTTCTGGCAAGACTCTGCGCTGCTCCAGGGGGAGACAATCGAGTTCTGGGGAGATGCCAATCGGGCCGAGGCTCGCGGGAACGTGTTAGCGACCTTTGAAGAACCGGCGGACAAGAGTGCGAAGACCCGGGGCCCGGTGGTTTGGCAAGTGCGCGCACCAGAGGTCGATTACCGGGGTGATCTGAACAGAGTGAATCTGTCCGGCGGCGTCGATGCGCGCTCCGCGAAAGGCACAATTTCGAGCCGTACTATGGAGCTTTTTCTGTCGAATGGCGATGGTGGCCAGCGAAAGCTCGACCATGCCACTGCCGAGGGCGCTGTGCGCATCGAACAGAACGGACGCATCGGCACCGCCGAGCAGGGCGAATACGACGCTCCCGGTGGGAAATTCACACTTTCCGGAGGACAACCCACAGTGTCAGACGGTTCTGGAAACACGACAACGGGCCGTGAATTGACCTTCTTTTTAGCGAGTGATACGATTCTTGTGAAGTCGAAAAAGGGCACGCGAACCGTGACCATGCACCGGATTGCGAAATGA